From the Paenibacillus sp. R14(2021) genome, the window GAAGGCTTGCGTAATTGCCAATACTTCTTCCCCATAGCCAGCCTGCTTCGATTCGCCCCAGCCTGGAATCTGGAGCAGCTCCTCCGGCTTCTGCGGCACGAATGCGCTGATCATCCAGAGCATCCGGTTCGTCGCCACCAGATAGGCCGATTTCTTGATTGCCACAGCCTTCGAACGCCGCCATTCCCTTAGCGCTTCGAACAAATCCGCATCCCCGTTCATCTCGCCATAGCATTGTATCATTGAGTAGAGCGTGCCCGACCCTTCCGAGCTCCTGCGATCCTCCAGCATGCCGTCAATGAGCGGCGAGAAGCCTTCGCCCATCTGCACGGAAACACCGTGGCGGAAAGCCGTCATCATCTCTTCCCATGAGCCGCCTTCGTACCAGACAAATTGTTCCTCTCCTTGAGCCTGCGCGGAATCCGTCCAGATCACCGACCAAACTCCGTTCTGTTCGCAAATCGACAGCTGTGCTTGTCCAACCGCCCCGTTATCGCTGTCCGTTTTTTCGAATGTGTTTAGAAATACGACCTGCATGCAGCTACACCTCCATTAGAAATTGGTATGGATCAAACCCGAACGCTGCGAGAATGGCGCCAATAGAGCGGCCGGTAAACGCAAAAAAAGCACCCCTTCAGCCATCATTAATGGCAAAAGAGGTGCTTCCTCACGTACATCGATTTGATTGCTCACATCATAGCACAGCGCTTACATGGATGGCAATAGCCAAGTTTCTCGAACCCGTACCGTATTGCCCGCCAGCGGAACGCAATGCTATGCTATGATAGAGCCAATAAAGGAGGATCATGCTATGCTTTTGCCTGATTACGATTTCATGTCCGATACGACCGAACAAACGACGACTCGTTTCGTTACCTTCATAACGCCGAACCTGAAAAGGTTTGATCTTGCGATCATGACGACGAACCGCTTCTACGGGAAGAAGCTGATTACCGATCTCCAGAGCGGCCGCACGGCGATCGTCGGACAAGACGATTTGGACGAAGAAGGGTTCTTGGAATATACGTACAAGCTTACGGAAGAAGAAGGCGCCGATCTTCGCCAGTTTTTAGAACTCGTGGTAGGCACGGTGAATTTTACCGACTAACGTGGGTACACTGAAACGGTAGTCAACCAAAACCGTCTCAGGAGGTAGCTGCCATGTTTAAGAAAGAAGATCGCCAATTGTATACCGATTTGAAGTCGGTGGAATCGCAGCGCAACGACCTTGTTGCGCAAGAGTTTCCCGAAGGGCCTTACGGCTCTGGAATTGTCACTGCATCGCTTGGAAAAAGCACCCCGTGGCGGATCGACATGCGTTCGCCGAACCGGTTCGATTACGAGGACCGCGAGCAGCATGCCGGCATGGACCGGAATTATCCCGGCGAGGACAGTTATCCGGATGCGATAGATGAACCTTGATTGCATGTAAAATAAACCCGTTTGCTTGCGAGGCTGACAGCCATTGCAAGCAAGCGGGTTTTTGTCTTCCAGCCCTAGTATCGCAGCTGCTTGCCGAACAGCAGCGCATTGCTGAGCTCTCTGCCGGGCACAGTAACGGTACGGCCTTCATACAGCATGCCGGAGGAAGCGCCGCCGTCCAGATTCATCGCCTGCTGCGCGCCTAATTGCACCATAATGTCCGCCCATTGCTTCATCGTCGCGCCGGGCACGGTCGCAAGCAGAATCGACCCGTCCTTACGAATGGCAATGCCGCTTCGGGCTCCGTCGCCGGTCAGAATCTTCGGATCCCGGAAGCCTTCAGCAGCCGGATGAAGCGTGACTTTGCCGTTCGTGACAAGCCTTGGCCCAGCGCCTACAGCCGTGTGAACATCGCTCCAGTCGACAGCGTCTCCGTCCATATTCGTCGTTCGCAGCGAATATGCAATCCGAGCGCCGACTTCAAATCGCTTGGCTTGACCAGCCTCCCCGCCTTCATAAACAAGCACGCAGCCATCTGCCGGAATAGAAGTATTCACGCCGTGGTGAATGGCCGTCACGATCCCCTTCCGAACGACGATGGCGTTCTCGGCCGAGAAGCCGATCGCTTTGCCCCGCTGCGGCGTGAAGAGCGTCGCGGTCGTTCGGCCGGAAGGAAGCCTGTTCATAACGTATGCGTACCACGAGTTCGAGCGGCCATCCGAAGTCAAAGCCGTGCCGCTAATCCTAAGACGCAGCGAATCCATGACGGCGCTGCCGTCCCATTTGAAACCGATCGAAGTACCGGTATTGCCGATATGCTGCGGAAGTCCGCTGCTGATCAGGTTGTCGTAAGGGTCCGGCACGCCGCTGTACGAATCAAAAAAAGCTCCGTTAATGGCCATATCGGCATGATAAGCTGCGTCCAAGGCACTCAGCGGCTGCGTTGTGCCTACCTTGCGGTTCGCATAGCCTGTCGTTACAGGCATTCCCTTCGGTATGGCCACCGTCCGTACCGTAAAGCTTCCTCCGCCTGCTTTCACGGTGCGCACCTCAAGCTTCGGCGTAAAGACAAGCTGCGCCCTTTTCGTGCCGGTCACGCTGACCGGGAGCTTGAACGAGCCGACATATCCGGGTGAGGCTTGCGAAACGGTGATCGTCAGTGTCGTTTGGCCCGTCGACACAGGAATCAGCACGCCTGCTTCGTTCACCTTCGCGATAACCGGATTTCCCGTGGTATAGATCAGCTGCACGCGCGCGGACAGCTGGAGCTTCGCCGCGACAGGCAGCTGCTATCCGAGCGGCAGGTCGATGACAGCTGCCGGATAAGACAGCTTAACCTGCACCGGCTGCACTGCTCCAATGCTTGCAGCGTAAGGAGCGGCGGGCTGTGACGCCCATGCGGCTGGCGAAACCGTGAGCATTGCCGTCAATGCGGTACCCGCGGCAATCGTTCGCAATCTTCGTTTCATCATGATGTTCAATCTCCTCTGTTCATCATTCCGTTGTTCCTCTCTCCTATTTCGGTAGATAGAAGGCTATTGTGAAGCAGAACGACAAGAAGCTCCAAGACCGGTAAACGCGGTCACAGAGCTTCTTCATGACATGTCCGGCCCAGCTTCTCCGCCGGAGGTCTATGCAGCTTTATCCTTGGAAATGACAACGGTCCGCGCAATAAAGTCGTATACGGTTTGTTTATTTGTGTTCAATAAGGGACTTATCAAGTAAATGAGGGCAAGCCCGTAAACAGCAGCAAATAACGAATAAAGTAAATAATCCCCGTACGCAGTCGGGATAACAATATGCCAAATCGTAAAATGCGCCAACTCCCAAGGAAGGAATTTCAGAGCCGAGCGAAAAAAAGAGATTCCCAATCCGATCGACTGGCCATGCACGCCCGCCACTACGATTCCCATTTTCCGCTTTCCCCATGTCGCGTGCGATTTGCTACCTTCGCTTATTGCAAAGTAGAGATAAACGGGCAGCGTAATCAATAGAAACCCCGTGATCTCCCCCGACCAAGGACTTGTCGTAAACAACGGAACCAGCAGAGGTTTTGCAAGAAAAGAGACGCCGAATAACAGCAGGAGATAACCCGAAATGATAACGTAGTCCCATACGAACGACATCATTCGAATTCGAATAGATGCACGTTTACCTTCTTCATGCCCTCGTTCCACTCTACCCCTCCTGACCCAAGCGGATATTTCGTTGTACGGGCTCCGGATTTTTTCTACGCCTTATCTTTGTACTGGTTCACATTGTTACACCGGGTTCCATAGCCATGCACTTGCCGCAAGCCCACTACAATTGTAACATTCTGCCATAATAAGCACATCTGTAATTCTTCAAAAATGCCTATCCAATTGGATAGGCACATTGTTTTAAAATCTAAGTCACATTCTGAACCAATTTAGATCCACAAGGCAGTCGCCATGAATGTCATCACACGCTTCTAAAATGATATGTCTGCGTTCTTGCCCATCTTTGCGAAAGATTTCCAACTATTCGTGAGCATTATCCAGTTGACAACCGGAACGTAGTCCGGTTATAGTTTTTAACAAGCGGAACACAGTCCACTTATGTGCTCGGATGACTCTTTTTAGAACATATCTTATCCATCTTCTATAGGCAGGTAAGTTCGAGGACCGCGATCGCCAATTATAGATTAGGGCGTGAATACAAAATGTAAACTTAAGCAAGGCCTAAAAGGTAACGGTTATGAAGAGGAGGAGCATGTTTCTCCTTATCCAGCATGCATCCAGAAAGCAGGGGGAACCATATGAAGGTAGAGATTTGGACAGATATCGTGTGTCCATATTGTTATATCGGAAAGCGAAAGTTTGAAGAAGGGTTAAAGAAGTTCGAGCATCGCGATTCGGTGGAGATCGTATACCGCAGCTTTGAACTTGATCCTCACATGGAAATTAACGTAAATGACGATATTTATGGGCTATCCGCCAAAAAATTCGGATCGACGAGAGCACATATGAAAACCGTACATGACGATATCACAAAGCGTGCAGAACAAGACGGCCTGACATTTAATTATGATACTGCGATACACACGAATACGTTTAACGCGCACCGTCTACTGCATTATTCGGCGCAATTCGGTAAAACGAAAGAGTTGTTGGAACGGCTGTACAAAGCCTATTTTACCGATTCCTTGCATATTGGGGACTTGAATACGCTTGTGGCGATTGCCTTAGAAGCCGGACTGGACGCCGCGGAGACGGCCGCGATGCTGGAAAGTGAGCAATACGCCGCCGAAGTAAGGGCGGATGAGCTTAAAGCGCAAAAATTAGGTATTCGAGGCGTTCCTTATTTCGTAATCAACGGAAAATACGCCACCTCCGGCGCACAGACGAAGGAAGTATTTACCGAGGTGTTAGAGCAGGCTTGGGCGGAAGAGCATCCCGTCGTTCAATTTCGTTCCGCAGTCGAGGATACGGAAGCGCCGGCTTGCTTGGATGGTTCATGCTCATTGGAGCGCTAAGACTTAAGAATATTAAAAGAGAGGGGTTACTTACATGAGCGATCGGATTTCTAAAGCGAATATGTTGTTATTGATTTTAGTTTGTTTCGCACAATTTCTGGAAGTCATGAATTCTTCCACGGTAACCGTAGCGATACCGTCGATCCAAACGGCGCTTCATATGAATGCGAATAATCTACAGTGGATCGTCACGTCTTATGTCCTCACCTTCGCTTGTTTTTTGCTCATCGGCGGACGCGCAAGCGACTTGATCGGGAGGAAACGCGTGTTAACGCTTGGTTTAGCGATCTTCGCAGCCGCTTCGCTTGCCGGCGGATTCGCGATGAATCCGGTTTGGCTTATCGCGAGCAGGGCGATACAAGGAATCGGCGCGGCGCTATCCATTCCCGCGGCAATGTCGTTGATTAGTACGTCGATTCCCGAAGGCGCGCAACGGAATAAAGCTTTTGCCATCTTCGGCGCTTTAGGCTCTGGCGGTTTCGCAGCGGGATCGATCGTCGGCGGGCTGCTGACGGACTCGGTCGGCTGGCGGTCATTGTTTTTCTTGAACGTTCCGCTCGGGATTGCGATCATAATCGGGTTAGTTTTTGTTAAAGAAAGACCGATGGAGCAGAAGAACAAACAATCCGTCGATTTGCCAGGCGCGATTGCCGTGCTGTTAGGCATATTCGTTCTTGTGTACAGGTTGTCCATGCCCGATGTAGACGGCAGCTGGTCGACCGCGAAAATCGGAACCTTAATCATCGGAGCGCTTATTCTGGTCGGATTCGTCATGATCGAGAAATACGCCAAAAACCCGCTCATGCCGCTCCGATTGTTTCGTATCGGTTCGCTCGTATCATCGAATATTATCGGATTTTTGATGTATTCCTTCATGACCGCATTTATTTATTTCTCGACCTTGTATTTTCATGCGCTTGGCTATTCTTCATTAGTAACAGGCATAGCTTTTCTACCGCTCGGCTTATCGTCCGTTCTAGCCACCCAAATCACGCCTTACTTTATGCGCATATTCGGAGCCAAAACGTTGTTGATCGTTTCGCAGCTCGTTAATGCGCTCGGTTTATTCTGGTTAAGCACGATGTCCATGGATAGCGTGTATGCCGCGTTTATTTTACCGATTTTCATTCTGCTCGGTCTGTCGACGGCAGCCGGATTTACGGCCATCATCGTGGGTTCCGTGCGTGATGTGCGACCGGAAGAGCATGGCGTCGCCGGCGGCATCGTAAATACGTTCCTGCAGCTAGGAGGCAGTCTCGGATTGTCCATCCTGGCTACGGTCGCAAGCTCAATAACCGCTTCGGCAACCGATCCATCGTCCAACGAAGCCATGCTGTCGGGATTTCAAACTGCATTAGTCGTTGGCGGCAGCTTCGCGTTGGTTGCGTTGCTCCTGGCCTTGATCAGTTTAAGAAAGAAAAAAGAAGCATTGGTGCAGCACACTTAAATTAATTTACCATAAACAAACAAAAACAAAGGACGTGACGATGTGTTGAAGAGCAAAAAGCTTCAAATAAGCTTGATTTTGGGGTTCGTTATTCTAACTATTATTATTTCGGGATGCACGGATCAAAATAATCAGGCAGAGCAATCATCCCTGGACCAGCATGCTGCTCAAATTACCAAACTTGAACAAAAATATAAAAAATTGGAAAACGTTGAAGAGATCAAAAAATTGAAAGCCCGTTATTTCCGTTTTATCGACGAGAAAAAATGGTCGGATTTTGCACAGCTATTTACGCCTGATGCTCGTATTGAAATCGATGGAAATGTATTTACTGGCGGGGAAGCATTCGCCAAAGGGGCGGGGGCTGTCATCGGTGCGGCGCCTACGGTTCATCACGGACATATGCCCGAGATTGATATAATCGATAAGGAGAACGCGAAGGGCATTTGGGCAATGGAGGATATGTTGACGTTTCCTGCCGCCAAAGACGCTCCACCAGGGCATGACGGGTATGGTTCATATAGTGAAACCTATAAGCGCGTGGATGGCGTCTGGAAAATTAGCAGCGTGGTTCTAACCCGATTCCGTATGGATCCTCTCGCAAACTGGAATCCTAATACGAATCCTGTAACCGGCAAGTAATACCGTTTGACAACTAATGAATGAAAAAGTTACCCCTTTGGACGCTCGATAGCGCTCCAAAGGGGTAACTTGCATTAGCGGAAACCATAGTATTGACCGCAGACGACTAAACAGGTACCATGTAGTCAACCATAAGTGGAACGCGATTCGCTTATCTGTAATCACCACAACCTTCCGTTTATCGATGGGATTCATATATTTCCCGAGGGGATGATGACATGACGCAAGAACGTACACTACGAAAAGATGCAGAACAACGAAGACAAATCATTTTAGAGAAGGCAGCTGCACTATTTGCTGAGTATGGCGTGGAGCATGTAAGTATGCGTCAGATCGCCAGAGAAGCTGGTGTCGGACAGGGAACCTTATATCGCAGTTATACAAATAAGGGTGAGCTTTGTTGGGATCTTATTGGAGAAAGTTGCATAAGGAACCATGAGAAAATGAATAATTATTTGTCAAAAAACACTCAAATCCCGCTGCGTGAGCAATTGGAAACCGTACTCACCTATCATTTGGATTCCTTGGAGACGCACTCCTCGATTCTAGCCGTGATACAAACGGACATAGCAAGCGGTGAGCAACAGAGCTCCCCTATCTACTCTGAGCATTATGAAGCTATTCATTCTGTTATTCTGAAAGTACTGGAAGCAGTCGCTGCAACAAACCAGGGGGTTGTACTGGACCCGATTTTCATGGCTGATGCTCTGATGGCTACAATGCAGCCATCTGTATATATATTCCTTAAAGAACACCGAAAATATTCACCAACCGACATTCGACAACGGATACTCAATGTTTATGTTGATCCCTTGTTTCCCCGCTAACTTATCGTAGCAAGAGCAAATCAAGTATTGAAATTCACGATAAATAGGACTGCTGTTTAGCGGCCCCTTTTTTTCGTATGTGTTTTTGAACCATTATCGCCATTCATTTAATCATTATGGCATGGTTAGCTTACCTCTCCGCTTTTTAAACATACCGACTAAAAGCAACAGAAGTGGAATTCCGACAATAAAGATCGGCAGCACAATTTTTTTCCAAAATATCGGGAAAGCCACTTGCGATTCCACCAAGTTTTCTGGGTACATAGCTATTAGAAAAAAAATGATCGCAGACACTCCAGTCATTCGTTTCCACTTGGAGATTCTAAAGAGTTTGGCCGTCCCATAGCTGGTAACGAACAAATAGAGGGACAATTTAATAAAAATACTGAAAATCACAACGATGACCGCCAGTACGTCGATATTTTGAATAAATTCCATGACCGATACGTATTGTATGACTGAATACATCGGATAAATAAAATCTCCTGGTAAGACAGGACCGATGACCATGCAAATGCTGAGCGTCATCACCACAAGCAGCATGCCGGCTAAAGCAACTCCTCCAGTCGCAGCAGCGATAACCTTTTGTCTTGGAGAGACGATTCCAATCAACATTACAACCACCACCGATTCCCCTAAAAACGAAAACACGCCAAGGCTTCCTTTCGTCAACGCGCTAAGACCTTGCATAGGTAGGAGTGGAAACAGCAGTAATGGGTGGAAGTCTTTTGCCAAAAAAGCGGTAATTAACATGATGGTTCCAACTATAAATGGACCGATAATCTCGCTGCAACGCCCTAATGTTTGTATGCCACCCGGCAAAGAGCATCACTGCAATCATCATGACCATTACGACCCACACAGGAGTTTTCGAAAACAATGCCATATGCACGAAATCCGAATACTCCCGAAGAATGATGCCCCCTACGGAATACCATACCGCAAGATACAGAATCAAAAGCAGATTGCCAAACCATTTCCCGATAATAACAGGAGCAAACTCTGCGAAGGTTTGGCCGGGGAACAATATACATAGTTTGAGTGAAATATAGGTTACGACCAGGCTTGATAAAACAGCCAGGATAACTGACATCCAAGCGGCTTGTCCACTTTCCTTAAAGGTATCGCTGATCGTCAACAACGCAGTCATGCCGATCTCCATCGTCGTAAGGAGCCAAAACAATTGACTCGTCGAAAGTTTCATGTGAGCCCAACTTTCATTTTACATGTACCGGCGAACCTTGCAGTCCGATTCGTTTGATCTCCAGTCTTGGACGGACTATGATTTCGGATTCCACGAATTTTGCATCCCACTTTTCTTTGTTCTGCTTCCAATAAGTCGGATGTTGCCGATAAACCACCTCACCAATGCCGAGCACGTCCGCCTTTAAGTTTTTCTGCACCTTATGGATAAGCTGTATCATTTCCTTATTCATTTCCTGATTGAAAGATCGCTGCAATTTCAAAAGATTCGATTGTTCTGAAAAATCAAGGGAAGAGTCGTTTTCTTTCACAGTGATCTGCCCTTTGATGAAAATCTCTGCCTTAACGGCTCCTGACTTCAACAGCGTGGTTCGGATTTTGCTTTTCGGTTGAGAAACGAACCCGGTCACCAGATCTGGTATTTCGGTTGTAAGCACGGCATTATTGATTAATCCGATGATCCATCCCCTGTTGTGCGCTTCATCGTAGTCCAAATACCCCAGTAGTTTATGGTCATGATTGAATACGGCGCGTCCATAAAACGTCATCGTCCGAGTGCCGAGACCCGGTTTGGAAATCATCTTCACGACCGGTAGTGTTGGAAAACTG encodes:
- a CDS encoding DUF3055 domain-containing protein, which codes for MLLPDYDFMSDTTEQTTTRFVTFITPNLKRFDLAIMTTNRFYGKKLITDLQSGRTAIVGQDDLDEEGFLEYTYKLTEEEGADLRQFLELVVGTVNFTD
- a CDS encoding Ger(x)C family spore germination protein, which gives rise to MRCKGITFFMLLMLVSMLCGCWDRKELNDQLFDLAGGIDLDSSKSNHYLISAQMFIPAKTGEGQESSKSTYFLETSRGRNIYDAIDKMQRYLSRSMTRAHRGNLFIGEKLARTGISEILDSYTRDPNSRIRTDLWVVKDGTALELMKVKYPLEKLPAMAPIKIHQAAGGEVGTSLVEYLMASRGAGSFPTLPVVKMISKPGLGTRTMTFYGRAVFNHDHKLLGYLDYDEAHNRGWIIGLINNAVLTTEIPDLVTGFVSQPKSKIRTTLLKSGAVKAEIFIKGQITVKENDSSLDFSEQSNLLKLQRSFNQEMNKEMIQLIHKVQKNLKADVLGIGEVVYRQHPTYWKQNKEKWDAKFVESEIIVRPRLEIKRIGLQGSPVHVK
- a CDS encoding phosphodiester glycosidase family protein; protein product: MQLIYTTGNPVIAKVNEAGVLIPVSTGQTTLTITVSQASPGYVGSFKLPVSVTGTKRAQLVFTPKLEVRTVKAGGGSFTVRTVAIPKGMPVTTGYANRKVGTTQPLSALDAAYHADMAINGAFFDSYSGVPDPYDNLISSGLPQHIGNTGTSIGFKWDGSAVMDSLRLRISGTALTSDGRSNSWYAYVMNRLPSGRTTATLFTPQRGKAIGFSAENAIVVRKGIVTAIHHGVNTSIPADGCVLVYEGGEAGQAKRFEVGARIAYSLRTTNMDGDAVDWSDVHTAVGAGPRLVTNGKVTLHPAAEGFRDPKILTGDGARSGIAIRKDGSILLATVPGATMKQWADIMVQLGAQQAMNLDGGASSGMLYEGRTVTVPGRELSNALLFGKQLRY
- a CDS encoding RDD family protein, with the translated sequence MERGHEEGKRASIRIRMMSFVWDYVIISGYLLLLFGVSFLAKPLLVPLFTTSPWSGEITGFLLITLPVYLYFAISEGSKSHATWGKRKMGIVVAGVHGQSIGLGISFFRSALKFLPWELAHFTIWHIVIPTAYGDYLLYSLFAAVYGLALIYLISPLLNTNKQTVYDFIARTVVISKDKAA
- a CDS encoding nuclear transport factor 2 family protein, producing the protein MLKSKKLQISLILGFVILTIIISGCTDQNNQAEQSSLDQHAAQITKLEQKYKKLENVEEIKKLKARYFRFIDEKKWSDFAQLFTPDARIEIDGNVFTGGEAFAKGAGAVIGAAPTVHHGHMPEIDIIDKENAKGIWAMEDMLTFPAAKDAPPGHDGYGSYSETYKRVDGVWKISSVVLTRFRMDPLANWNPNTNPVTGK
- a CDS encoding GerAB/ArcD/ProY family transporter, with amino-acid sequence MIGPFIVGTIMLITAFLAKDFHPLLLFPLLPMQGLSALTKGSLGVFSFLGESVVVVMLIGIVSPRQKVIAAATGGVALAGMLLVVMTLSICMVIGPVLPGDFIYPMYSVIQYVSVMEFIQNIDVLAVIVVIFSIFIKLSLYLFVTSYGTAKLFRISKWKRMTGVSAIIFFLIAMYPENLVESQVAFPIFWKKIVLPIFIVGIPLLLLLVGMFKKRRGKLTMP
- a CDS encoding MFS transporter — its product is MSDRISKANMLLLILVCFAQFLEVMNSSTVTVAIPSIQTALHMNANNLQWIVTSYVLTFACFLLIGGRASDLIGRKRVLTLGLAIFAAASLAGGFAMNPVWLIASRAIQGIGAALSIPAAMSLISTSIPEGAQRNKAFAIFGALGSGGFAAGSIVGGLLTDSVGWRSLFFLNVPLGIAIIIGLVFVKERPMEQKNKQSVDLPGAIAVLLGIFVLVYRLSMPDVDGSWSTAKIGTLIIGALILVGFVMIEKYAKNPLMPLRLFRIGSLVSSNIIGFLMYSFMTAFIYFSTLYFHALGYSSLVTGIAFLPLGLSSVLATQITPYFMRIFGAKTLLIVSQLVNALGLFWLSTMSMDSVYAAFILPIFILLGLSTAAGFTAIIVGSVRDVRPEEHGVAGGIVNTFLQLGGSLGLSILATVASSITASATDPSSNEAMLSGFQTALVVGGSFALVALLLALISLRKKKEALVQHT
- a CDS encoding GerAB/ArcD/ProY family transporter, producing MKLSTSQLFWLLTTMEIGMTALLTISDTFKESGQAAWMSVILAVLSSLVVTYISLKLCILFPGQTFAEFAPVIIGKWFGNLLLILYLAVWYSVGGIILREYSDFVHMALFSKTPVWVVMVMMIAVMLFAGWHTNIRALQRDYRSIYSWNHHVNYRFFGKRLPPITAVSTPTYARS
- a CDS encoding DsbA family oxidoreductase translates to MKVEIWTDIVCPYCYIGKRKFEEGLKKFEHRDSVEIVYRSFELDPHMEINVNDDIYGLSAKKFGSTRAHMKTVHDDITKRAEQDGLTFNYDTAIHTNTFNAHRLLHYSAQFGKTKELLERLYKAYFTDSLHIGDLNTLVAIALEAGLDAAETAAMLESEQYAAEVRADELKAQKLGIRGVPYFVINGKYATSGAQTKEVFTEVLEQAWAEEHPVVQFRSAVEDTEAPACLDGSCSLER
- a CDS encoding HRDC domain-containing protein, giving the protein MQVVFLNTFEKTDSDNGAVGQAQLSICEQNGVWSVIWTDSAQAQGEEQFVWYEGGSWEEMMTAFRHGVSVQMGEGFSPLIDGMLEDRRSSEGSGTLYSMIQCYGEMNGDADLFEALREWRRSKAVAIKKSAYLVATNRMLWMISAFVPQKPEELLQIPGWGESKQAGYGEEVLAITQAFQRETQFPLDWVAEILDPKSYTKWMFKQKENKYKAQMSRQQEKRELLRAIAEGKSIEELQMQIELPRRDLMERIERLDSEGYDLEPLIEKELSSMPESEQQLVWNALGTIGDRYLKPVLHQVYGVEVSQGRGKSVDLLYDRLRLIRLRYRRSKSSHVS
- a CDS encoding TetR/AcrR family transcriptional regulator, yielding MTQERTLRKDAEQRRQIILEKAAALFAEYGVEHVSMRQIAREAGVGQGTLYRSYTNKGELCWDLIGESCIRNHEKMNNYLSKNTQIPLREQLETVLTYHLDSLETHSSILAVIQTDIASGEQQSSPIYSEHYEAIHSVILKVLEAVAATNQGVVLDPIFMADALMATMQPSVYIFLKEHRKYSPTDIRQRILNVYVDPLFPR